In Pithys albifrons albifrons isolate INPA30051 chromosome 6, PitAlb_v1, whole genome shotgun sequence, a single genomic region encodes these proteins:
- the LIN7C gene encoding protein lin-7 homolog C: MAALGEPVRLERDICRAIELLEKLQRSGEVPPQKLQALQRVLQSEFCNAVREVYEHVYETVDISSSPEVRANATAKATVAAFAASEGHSHPRVVELPKTEEGLGFNIMGGKEQNSPIYISRIIPGGIADRHGGLKRGDQLLSVNGVSVEGEHHEKAVELLKAAQGKVKLVVRYTPKVLEEMESRFEKMRSAKRRQQN, from the exons ATGGCGGCGCTGGGGGAGCCGGTGCGGCTGGAGCGAG ataTCTGCAGAGCAATTGAATTGCTGGAAAAATTACAGAGAAGTGGAGAAGTGCCACCACAAAAGCTACAGGCATTGCAAAGGGTCCTTCAGAGTGAATTCTGTAATGCTGTAAGAGAG GTGTATGAACACGTATATGAAACTGTGGATATCAGCAGTAGCCCAGAAGTGAGAGCTAATGCAACAGCAAAG GCCACAGTAGCTGCATTTGCTGCCAGTGAAGGTCATTCCCATCCCAGAGTGGTTGAACTACCCAAAACCGAAGAAGGTCTTGGATTCAACATTATGGGAGGCAAAGAACAAAATTCTCCCATCTATATTTCTCGAATCATCCCTGGAGGCATAGCTGACAGACACGGAGGCCTGAAACGTGGAGACCAGCTGCTTTCTGTGAATGGAGTG AGTGTTGAAGGTGAACACCATGAAAAAGCAGTAGAACTGCTGAAGGCAGCTCAAGGCAAGGTTAAATTAGTTGTGCGGTACACACCGAAAGTCCTGGAAGAAATGGAGTCAAGATTTGAAAAAATGAGATCGGCAAAACGCAGGCAGCAAAATTAA